Proteins from one Aspergillus nidulans FGSC A4 chromosome VIII genomic window:
- a CDS encoding uncharacterized protein (transcript_id=CADANIAT00001989), with product MWPFASLSTVCDGHCVARSRLGVSVTTNPANRIQNISLCSRKFESEKLLRLTAALDYGKTVKSVVALAGGESCDIPPTWSDDYIGWN from the exons ATGTGGCCCTTTGCGTCACTAAGTACCGTTTGCGATGGTCACTGCGTTGCCAGGTCACGACTGGGTGTCAGTGTCACGACAAATCCAGCCAATCGCATTCAGAATATCAGTCTGTGCTCGCGCAAATTCGAGTCAGAAAAGTTGCTAAGGTTGACTGCAG CTTTGGATTATGGAAAAACAGTGAAGTCGGTCGTGGCACTGGCCGGTGGTGAATCCTGCGACATCCCTCCCACCTGGAGCGATGATTACATTGGATGGAATTAG